One Paraburkholderia kururiensis DNA window includes the following coding sequences:
- a CDS encoding DUF72 domain-containing protein, which yields MNEGAAPAAHEPNAIDATAPCESTAESAADGGPAQQFDLFGEPLPPQNAAQPAASSATQTGASASTTPKKSRGRAAVLAAPPNDDVLNIARTLPGEVHLGTSSWSFPGWKGIVYGDEYSNSKLSRDGLAAYGAHPLLRTVSIDRSFYAPLTVADYLRYAQQVPDTFRFIVKCPALITDAVVRGERGEPVEANPCFLNAQLAIDEFVRPCLEGLGVRAGALVFQFPPLPDALLADPAGFIERLSAFLAALPPLPAAEPAVGPGPCYAVEIRDASLLTPRFIRALRAAGVRYCVGLHARMPDPLRQAAALALLDGDTPAGPLIVRWSLHSGFKYEQAKAKYEPFDKLVDEDPYTRQALAELAARYAIAGQPVLIATNNKAEGSAPLTCIELAREIGAACTRMREEEGEKGVEAT from the coding sequence ATGAACGAAGGCGCTGCACCGGCCGCTCACGAGCCCAACGCAATCGACGCTACCGCGCCGTGCGAAAGCACCGCGGAAAGTGCCGCGGACGGTGGTCCCGCGCAGCAGTTCGACCTCTTCGGCGAGCCGCTGCCGCCGCAAAATGCGGCTCAGCCGGCGGCTTCATCCGCCACGCAGACCGGGGCTTCGGCTTCCACCACACCGAAAAAGTCGCGCGGGCGCGCCGCCGTGCTGGCTGCGCCGCCCAACGACGACGTGCTCAACATCGCCCGCACGTTGCCCGGCGAAGTGCATCTCGGCACGTCGTCGTGGTCGTTTCCCGGCTGGAAGGGCATTGTGTACGGCGACGAGTACAGCAACTCGAAGCTCTCGCGCGACGGTCTCGCCGCCTACGGCGCACACCCGCTGCTGCGCACCGTGAGTATCGATCGCTCGTTCTATGCGCCGCTCACCGTTGCTGACTATCTGCGGTACGCACAGCAGGTGCCCGACACGTTTCGCTTCATCGTGAAGTGCCCGGCGCTGATTACCGACGCCGTGGTGCGCGGAGAGCGCGGCGAGCCGGTCGAGGCGAATCCGTGCTTTCTGAATGCACAACTCGCCATCGACGAATTCGTACGGCCGTGTCTTGAGGGGCTTGGCGTGCGAGCCGGGGCGCTCGTGTTCCAGTTTCCGCCGCTGCCCGACGCGCTGCTTGCCGATCCGGCCGGCTTCATCGAGCGGCTCTCGGCGTTCCTCGCCGCGCTGCCGCCGCTACCCGCCGCCGAGCCCGCCGTGGGCCCCGGACCGTGCTACGCGGTCGAAATTCGCGACGCCAGCCTGCTGACACCGCGCTTCATCCGCGCGCTGCGCGCCGCGGGCGTGCGATATTGCGTCGGGCTGCACGCTCGCATGCCTGACCCGTTGCGGCAGGCGGCGGCGCTCGCGCTGCTGGACGGCGACACGCCCGCCGGTCCGCTGATCGTGCGCTGGAGCCTGCACAGCGGCTTCAAGTACGAGCAGGCGAAGGCGAAATACGAGCCGTTCGACAAGCTCGTCGACGAAGATCCGTACACGCGCCAGGCGCTCGCCGAGCTGGCCGCGCGCTATGCGATTGCGGGCCAGCCGGTACTGATCGCGACGAACAACAAGGCGGAAGGCTCGGCGCCGCTTACGTGCATTGAACTCGCTCGCGAGATCGGCGCGGCGTGCACGAGGATGCGCGAAGAGGAAGGAGAAAAAGGAGTCGAGGCAACCTGA
- a CDS encoding pirin family protein: MSSAIKAVLKPHERDIGNLMVRRVLPALAARLVGPFIFFDHMGPASLAPGSGIDVRPHPHIGLATVTYLFDGAIMHRDSLGSAQKIVPGDVNWMTAGRGIVHSERTPEEDRARGMTVHGIQTWVALPVEDEDIEPSFAHHPAATLPQLERNGVTLRVIAGTAFGHTSPVETFSGTLYVAAHFAPGAAFALEPEHEERGVYLVEGDFAIDGTPLDPYRMAVLVPGETVTLASERGATVMLLGGEKLAGERFIEWNFVSSSRDKIEHAKTAWMNQQMGQVPGETDWIPLPQKK; the protein is encoded by the coding sequence ATGTCTTCTGCCATCAAAGCTGTCCTCAAGCCTCATGAACGCGACATCGGTAACCTCATGGTGCGTCGCGTATTGCCGGCCCTCGCCGCGCGTCTCGTTGGGCCCTTCATCTTCTTCGACCACATGGGCCCAGCCTCGCTCGCGCCCGGCTCGGGCATCGACGTACGTCCGCATCCGCATATCGGGCTCGCCACCGTCACGTATCTGTTCGACGGGGCCATCATGCATCGCGACAGCCTGGGCTCGGCACAGAAGATCGTGCCCGGCGACGTGAACTGGATGACCGCGGGCCGCGGCATCGTGCACTCCGAACGCACGCCCGAAGAAGACCGCGCGCGCGGCATGACGGTCCATGGCATCCAGACCTGGGTTGCCCTGCCCGTGGAGGACGAGGACATCGAGCCTTCGTTCGCGCACCACCCGGCCGCCACGCTGCCGCAGCTGGAGCGCAACGGCGTGACGCTGCGCGTGATCGCCGGCACCGCGTTCGGCCATACGTCGCCGGTCGAAACCTTCTCGGGCACGCTCTATGTGGCAGCACACTTCGCGCCCGGTGCGGCCTTCGCACTGGAACCGGAACACGAGGAGCGCGGCGTGTATCTGGTGGAGGGCGATTTCGCCATCGACGGTACGCCGCTCGACCCCTACCGCATGGCCGTGCTCGTTCCCGGCGAAACGGTGACGCTCGCGAGCGAGCGCGGCGCTACGGTCATGCTGCTGGGCGGCGAGAAACTGGCGGGCGAGCGGTTCATCGAATGGAATTTCGTGTCGAGTTCGCGCGACAAAATCGAGCACGCCAAGACGGCGTGGATGAACCAGCAGATGGGGCAGGTGCCCGGGGAAACGGACTGGATTCCGTTGCCGCAGAAGAAGTAG
- the trxA gene encoding thioredoxin, with protein MDTTLATFEKDVIAASTLAPVLVDFWAPWCGPCRTLGPMLERLETEYGGKWKLVKVNVDENQELAAHFQVRSIPHVIAFADGRPVDQFVGVLPEGQLRAFLDRLVPDGAEAARRAALAALEEGRRDEAYDALKAALAYDPGYDDARMDLIEMLLEDQRIDDARAEVELLSPKTTQGIDARFNALKTRLDAVDAAADLPPTDALEARVTANPGDLEARFDLASALIARRQYAGALEHLLEIVKRDRSFREDIGRKTMLSVFDLAAGQPQLVSEWRRKLSAALY; from the coding sequence ATGGACACCACACTCGCCACTTTCGAAAAAGATGTGATCGCTGCCTCGACGCTCGCGCCGGTGCTGGTGGACTTCTGGGCGCCGTGGTGCGGCCCGTGCCGGACACTCGGCCCGATGCTCGAGCGCCTTGAAACCGAGTACGGCGGCAAATGGAAGCTCGTGAAGGTCAACGTCGACGAGAACCAGGAGCTGGCGGCGCATTTCCAGGTGCGCAGCATTCCGCACGTGATCGCGTTTGCGGACGGTCGTCCGGTGGATCAGTTCGTCGGCGTGCTGCCCGAGGGTCAGTTGCGCGCGTTCCTCGACCGGCTCGTGCCCGACGGCGCCGAAGCGGCGCGCCGCGCAGCGCTCGCCGCGCTCGAGGAAGGCCGCCGTGACGAGGCCTACGATGCGTTGAAGGCCGCGCTTGCCTACGACCCCGGCTACGACGACGCGCGCATGGACCTGATCGAAATGCTGCTGGAAGATCAGCGCATCGACGACGCCCGTGCCGAAGTGGAACTGCTTTCGCCCAAGACGACGCAAGGCATCGACGCCCGCTTCAACGCGCTGAAAACGCGGCTCGACGCGGTGGACGCCGCCGCCGATCTGCCGCCCACCGATGCGCTGGAAGCCCGCGTAACGGCCAATCCGGGCGACCTCGAAGCGCGCTTCGACCTGGCGAGCGCGCTGATCGCCCGCCGCCAGTACGCGGGCGCGCTCGAGCATCTGCTGGAAATCGTGAAGCGCGACCGGTCGTTCCGCGAGGACATCGGCCGCAAGACGATGTTGTCGGTATTCGATCTCGCGGCCGGGCAGCCGCAGCTCGTGAGCGAATGGCGCCGCAAGCTGAGCGCGGCGCTTTATTGA
- the kynB gene encoding arylformamidase, protein MDALWDISPPVGPQTPVWPGDTPVGIERVWRMESGSPVNVGRLTFSPHTGAHADAPLHYDAHGAPIGEVPLDAYLGPCRVIHCIGAAPLVTPEHVAAALADGMPPRVLLRTWQRAPVAEWDSRFCAVAPQTVDLLASHGVKLIGIDTPSLDPQDSRTMDSHGRIRAHRMAILEGLVLDAVEPGDYELIALPLRLATLDASPVRAVLRALPRQA, encoded by the coding sequence ATGGACGCGCTTTGGGACATTTCTCCGCCCGTCGGACCGCAAACGCCGGTATGGCCGGGCGACACGCCGGTCGGCATCGAGCGCGTGTGGCGCATGGAGTCGGGCTCGCCGGTGAATGTCGGCCGGCTCACGTTCTCGCCGCACACCGGCGCGCACGCCGACGCGCCCCTGCACTACGACGCGCACGGCGCCCCGATTGGCGAGGTGCCGCTCGACGCCTATCTCGGCCCGTGCCGCGTGATCCATTGCATCGGCGCGGCGCCGCTCGTGACGCCGGAACACGTCGCAGCGGCACTCGCTGACGGCATGCCGCCGCGCGTGCTGCTGCGCACCTGGCAGCGCGCGCCGGTTGCCGAATGGGACAGCCGTTTTTGCGCCGTGGCGCCGCAGACCGTCGATCTGCTCGCCTCGCACGGCGTGAAGCTGATCGGCATCGACACCCCTTCGCTCGACCCGCAGGACTCCAGGACCATGGATTCGCACGGCCGCATTCGCGCACATCGCATGGCGATTCTGGAAGGCCTCGTGCTCGACGCGGTGGAACCCGGCGACTACGAGCTGATCGCGCTGCCGCTGCGCCTCGCCACGTTGGACGCAAGCCCCGTGCGCGCCGTGCTGCGCGCGCTGCCACGCCAAGCCTGA
- a CDS encoding flavin reductase family protein, with translation MTHRAKAPNFDDKAFRHALGQFATGVTVITTRAPSGQLIGITASSFNSVSLNPPLVLWSLATRSASMPVFQTNSHYVVNVLAASQLDLCKRFATVKGDRFEGVAHAAGDTGMPVLEGALAWFECHNRSRYEEGDHVIFVGEVERCGVREGAGEVSPLVFHNGGFHRIEPL, from the coding sequence ATGACGCACCGCGCCAAAGCCCCCAATTTCGACGACAAGGCGTTCCGCCACGCGCTCGGCCAGTTCGCCACGGGCGTAACCGTCATCACCACGCGCGCGCCGTCGGGCCAGCTGATCGGCATTACCGCGAGTTCGTTCAATTCGGTGTCGCTGAATCCGCCGCTCGTGCTGTGGAGCCTCGCGACGCGTTCGGCGTCGATGCCGGTGTTCCAGACGAACAGCCATTATGTGGTGAATGTGCTTGCAGCATCACAACTCGATCTCTGCAAGCGCTTCGCCACCGTAAAGGGCGACCGCTTCGAGGGCGTGGCGCATGCGGCCGGCGACACCGGCATGCCGGTGCTCGAAGGTGCGCTCGCCTGGTTCGAATGCCACAACCGCAGCCGCTACGAGGAAGGCGACCACGTGATCTTCGTGGGTGAAGTGGAGCGCTGCGGCGTACGCGAGGGCGCCGGAGAAGTGTCGCCGCTCGTGTTCCATAACGGCGGCTTTCATCGGATCGAGCCGCTCTGA
- the pdxH gene encoding pyridoxamine 5'-phosphate oxidase, with amino-acid sequence MTSLANLRKNYSLGSLDVTDVDPNPIHQFQKWLAEALDAKLPEPNAMTLATVDENGRPTARILLIKGVDEQGFVFFTNYESRKGHELAANPHASLLFYWIELERQVRIDGSVVKTSAEESDAYFASRPLGSRIGAWASEQSKEIESRAVLEARERDMAAKYGEHPPRPPHWGGYRLMPHAIEFWQGRPSRLHDRILYTRETGGDWRIARLSP; translated from the coding sequence ATGACTTCCCTCGCTAATCTCCGCAAGAATTATTCGCTCGGCTCACTCGACGTGACCGACGTGGATCCCAACCCGATCCACCAATTCCAGAAATGGCTCGCCGAGGCGCTCGACGCCAAACTGCCCGAACCGAACGCGATGACGCTCGCCACGGTGGACGAGAACGGTCGTCCTACCGCGCGGATCCTGCTCATCAAGGGCGTGGACGAACAGGGCTTCGTCTTCTTCACGAATTACGAAAGCCGCAAGGGCCACGAACTGGCCGCCAATCCGCACGCCAGCCTGCTCTTCTACTGGATCGAGCTGGAACGGCAAGTGCGCATCGACGGCAGCGTCGTCAAGACAAGCGCCGAAGAAAGCGACGCCTACTTCGCCTCGCGTCCGCTCGGCTCGCGCATCGGTGCCTGGGCATCCGAACAGAGCAAGGAAATTGAAAGCCGCGCCGTGCTGGAAGCACGCGAACGCGACATGGCAGCGAAGTACGGCGAACATCCGCCGCGCCCGCCGCACTGGGGCGGCTATCGGCTCATGCCGCACGCCATCGAGTTCTGGCAGGGTCGTCCGTCCCGCTTGCACGACCGCATTCTCTACACGCGCGAGACAGGCGGCGACTGGCGAATCGCGCGGCTGTCGCCTTGA
- the tcdA gene encoding tRNA cyclic N6-threonylcarbamoyladenosine(37) synthase TcdA — protein MPTSGLTAHHASPDLTSSVAEPEAADRARRFGGIARLYGDAALAGFERAHVAVIGIGGVGSWAAEALARSAVGTITLIDLDNVAESNTNRQIHALDGNYGKPKVEAMAERIALIDPACKVRLVEDFVEPDNFDALLGAGFDYVIDAIDSVRTKTALIAWCVARGQALVTVGGAGGQLDPTRIRIDDLALTIQDPLLSKVRAQLRKQHGFPRGPKAKFKVSAVYSDEPLIYPETAVCDIDAEAEHVSTSPGHSGPVGLNCAGFGSSVCVTASFGFAAASHVLRALARRATDAARGESLGARSVTGA, from the coding sequence ATGCCTACCTCCGGCCTCACTGCCCACCACGCCAGTCCCGATCTTACCTCCAGCGTCGCCGAGCCTGAAGCCGCCGATCGCGCCCGCCGCTTCGGCGGCATCGCGCGGCTTTACGGTGACGCCGCGCTGGCCGGCTTCGAGCGCGCTCACGTGGCGGTGATCGGCATAGGCGGAGTGGGGTCGTGGGCAGCCGAGGCGCTCGCGCGCAGCGCGGTGGGTACGATCACGCTGATCGACCTCGACAACGTGGCCGAAAGCAACACGAACCGACAGATCCACGCGCTCGACGGCAACTACGGCAAGCCCAAGGTGGAAGCCATGGCCGAGCGGATCGCGCTGATCGATCCGGCCTGCAAGGTGCGGCTCGTGGAGGACTTCGTGGAGCCCGACAATTTCGACGCGCTGCTGGGCGCGGGCTTCGACTATGTGATCGACGCCATCGACAGCGTGCGCACGAAAACCGCGCTCATCGCGTGGTGCGTGGCGCGCGGGCAGGCGCTCGTGACGGTGGGCGGCGCGGGCGGCCAACTGGACCCCACGCGCATTCGCATCGACGACCTCGCGCTCACCATTCAGGACCCGCTGCTTTCGAAAGTGCGCGCGCAGCTACGCAAGCAGCACGGCTTTCCGCGCGGACCGAAGGCGAAGTTCAAGGTGAGCGCCGTGTATTCGGACGAGCCGCTCATCTACCCCGAAACGGCCGTCTGCGACATCGACGCCGAAGCCGAGCACGTGAGCACGTCGCCGGGGCACAGCGGGCCGGTGGGCCTCAACTGCGCGGGCTTCGGGTCGAGCGTGTGCGTGACCGCGAGCTTCGGCTTCGCGGCGGCCTCGCACGTGCTGCGTGCGCTCGCCCGGCGCGCGACGGACGCGGCGAGGGGCGAAAGCCTCGGCGCGCGATCTGTCACGGGCGCATGA
- a CDS encoding SAM-dependent methyltransferase: MFWEKKLAQWVQEVRDKANLPARLVLWDGQQHDFGNFAAPQVTLKVNSASALPLLLEPSLDNLGEAYVKGKIDIEGKLSDIINIGYSLARSTVTNASKLARVRRYFNHTKASDKKAIQYHYDVSNEFYKLWLDENMVYSCAYFENGNEDLGTAQLKKIDHILTKIQLQPGQRLLDIGCGWGALVLRAAQKFGANCVGVTLSQNQFDLATERVKAAGLSDRIEIRLQDYRDVEGQFDRITSVGMFEHVGRKNLPGYFRKMHDLLTDEGIAMNHGITSSDADSGETSLGGGEFIDRYVFPDGELPHIGLVLESMQRGGLEAIDAESLRRHYAHTLDIWAERFETHAEEARKLVDDEKFRIWRVYLAGCAYAFEHDDVSLFQVVCRKAGRSAKTLPWSRRYMYEKPL, from the coding sequence ATGTTCTGGGAGAAGAAGCTGGCGCAGTGGGTGCAGGAAGTACGGGACAAGGCGAACCTGCCGGCGCGTCTCGTGCTCTGGGACGGACAACAACACGACTTCGGCAACTTCGCGGCGCCACAGGTCACGCTGAAGGTCAACAGCGCGTCGGCGCTGCCGCTTCTGCTCGAACCGAGCCTCGACAACCTCGGCGAAGCGTATGTGAAGGGCAAGATCGACATCGAGGGCAAGCTCTCGGACATCATCAACATCGGCTATTCGCTGGCACGAAGCACGGTCACCAATGCGAGCAAGCTCGCCCGCGTGCGCCGCTACTTCAACCACACGAAGGCGTCGGACAAGAAAGCGATCCAGTATCACTACGACGTCTCGAACGAGTTCTACAAGCTGTGGCTCGACGAGAACATGGTCTATTCGTGCGCCTATTTCGAGAACGGCAACGAAGATCTGGGCACCGCGCAGCTCAAGAAGATCGACCACATTCTCACCAAGATCCAGTTGCAGCCGGGCCAGCGTCTGCTCGACATCGGCTGCGGCTGGGGCGCACTCGTGTTGCGCGCCGCGCAGAAGTTCGGCGCCAACTGTGTGGGCGTCACGCTCTCGCAAAACCAGTTCGACCTTGCCACCGAACGCGTGAAGGCCGCCGGCCTCTCGGACCGCATCGAGATCCGCCTGCAGGACTATCGCGACGTGGAGGGCCAGTTCGATCGCATCACGAGCGTCGGCATGTTCGAACACGTGGGGCGCAAGAACCTGCCCGGCTATTTCCGCAAGATGCACGACCTGCTCACCGACGAAGGTATCGCGATGAATCACGGCATCACGTCGTCGGATGCGGATAGCGGCGAGACCTCGCTGGGCGGCGGCGAATTCATCGACCGCTACGTGTTTCCAGACGGCGAACTCCCGCACATCGGCCTCGTGCTCGAATCGATGCAGCGCGGCGGGCTGGAAGCAATTGACGCCGAGAGCCTGCGCCGTCACTATGCGCACACCCTCGACATCTGGGCGGAGCGGTTCGAAACGCACGCGGAAGAAGCGCGAAAGCTCGTGGACGACGAGAAATTCCGCATCTGGCGCGTGTATCTGGCGGGCTGCGCCTACGCGTTCGAACACGACGACGTGTCGCTCTTCCAGGTGGTGTGCCGCAAGGCCGGACGCAGCGCGAAAACGCTGCCGTGGTCGCGCCGCTACATGTACGAAAAGCCGCTGTAA
- the msrA gene encoding peptide-methionine (S)-S-oxide reductase MsrA, with translation MSQAVETATLGGGCFWCLEAVFLDVDGVVAVESGYAGGHVDQPSYEQVCDGNTGHAEVVKVQFDPSKIGYRDILDIFFAIHDPTQLNRQGNDVGTQYRSVIFTHSEAQRETALQAIRELAAEGVYDGQIVTQVLPLEGNYWPAEAYHQNYFAQHPEQGYCAFVVAPKVAKFRQKFAHRMRGA, from the coding sequence ATGAGTCAGGCAGTTGAAACCGCCACCCTCGGCGGCGGATGTTTCTGGTGCCTCGAAGCGGTGTTTCTGGACGTCGACGGCGTGGTGGCGGTGGAGTCCGGTTACGCGGGCGGGCACGTCGACCAGCCGTCGTACGAGCAGGTCTGTGACGGCAATACCGGACACGCGGAAGTCGTGAAAGTGCAGTTCGACCCGTCGAAAATCGGCTATCGCGACATCCTCGACATCTTCTTTGCGATCCACGACCCGACGCAGCTGAATCGCCAGGGTAACGACGTCGGCACGCAGTACCGGTCGGTGATCTTCACGCATTCAGAGGCGCAGCGCGAAACCGCATTGCAGGCCATTCGCGAACTGGCGGCCGAAGGCGTCTACGACGGGCAGATCGTCACGCAGGTGCTGCCGCTTGAGGGCAATTACTGGCCGGCTGAGGCTTATCACCAGAACTACTTCGCGCAGCATCCCGAGCAGGGTTACTGCGCGTTCGTGGTGGCGCCGAAGGTGGCCAAGTTCCGGCAGAAGTTCGCGCACCGCATGCGCGGGGCGTGA
- a CDS encoding N-acetylmuramoyl-L-alanine amidase has protein sequence MSGKMLIKPFRSIESAATASHNWRRRQILRAGASTLVLGLVAPRLAWATSVVGVRVWPARDYTRVTIESDQPLQNTQQLLQGPDRLVVDLNGLDLDQSLRDLVSKITPNDPQIQSVRVGQYQPHVVRMVFDLKGQVKPQVFTLQPVGSYRYRLVFDLYPAVAPDPLMDLLAQTERKEQQLNENSAPPAATLGGPNTPPGSADNSEAFFQRYAQNGGPAGDVPRPPSAAHTPPSAGANGPAAPRATPKPTQPPAAIARDKNGDGADDGTDSDTYAFTTPKGGRGNTVRLLTVAIDPGHGGEDPGAIGSAGTYEKHIALDVAKKLRAKIDAQPNMRAMMTRDADFFVPLNVRVQKARRVGADLFVSIHADAFTTPEARGSSVFALSEHGASSAAARWMANKENSSDLIGGINIKTADATVNRALFDMSTTAQIRDSLRYGNFVLKEIGDINKLHKGSVEQAGFAVLKAPDIPSILVETAFISNPDEERRLNDDSYRDQMADAIMKGIKRYFAANPPLAKSRMT, from the coding sequence ATGTCTGGAAAGATGTTAATCAAACCGTTCCGCTCCATCGAATCCGCCGCCACCGCGAGCCACAACTGGCGGCGCCGGCAGATCCTGCGGGCGGGCGCGTCCACGCTCGTGCTCGGCCTCGTTGCGCCGCGCCTTGCATGGGCGACGTCGGTGGTGGGCGTGCGTGTGTGGCCGGCGCGCGACTACACGCGCGTCACCATCGAATCGGATCAGCCGCTGCAGAACACGCAGCAGCTTCTGCAAGGGCCCGACCGTCTCGTGGTCGACCTGAACGGGCTCGACCTGGACCAGTCGCTGCGCGACCTGGTCTCCAAGATCACGCCGAACGATCCGCAGATCCAGTCCGTGCGCGTGGGGCAATATCAGCCGCACGTGGTGCGCATGGTGTTCGACCTCAAAGGCCAGGTGAAGCCCCAAGTGTTCACGCTGCAGCCCGTGGGTTCGTACCGCTATCGCCTGGTGTTCGACCTCTACCCGGCCGTGGCGCCGGACCCGCTGATGGACCTGCTCGCGCAGACCGAGCGCAAGGAGCAGCAGCTCAACGAGAACAGCGCCCCGCCCGCTGCCACGCTCGGCGGCCCCAACACGCCGCCCGGGTCGGCCGACAACAGCGAGGCGTTCTTCCAGCGCTACGCGCAGAACGGCGGTCCGGCGGGCGACGTGCCGCGGCCGCCCTCGGCTGCGCACACGCCGCCGTCCGCGGGGGCGAATGGCCCCGCGGCGCCACGCGCGACGCCGAAGCCCACGCAGCCGCCTGCCGCTATCGCACGCGACAAGAACGGCGACGGCGCGGATGACGGCACCGACAGCGACACCTACGCCTTCACCACGCCGAAGGGCGGCCGGGGCAACACGGTGCGCCTGCTCACCGTCGCGATCGACCCTGGCCACGGTGGTGAAGACCCGGGCGCCATCGGCAGCGCAGGTACCTACGAGAAGCACATCGCGCTCGACGTCGCGAAGAAACTGCGCGCGAAGATCGACGCCCAGCCCAACATGCGCGCCATGATGACGCGCGACGCCGACTTCTTCGTGCCGCTCAACGTGCGCGTTCAGAAGGCGCGGCGCGTGGGCGCGGACCTGTTCGTCTCCATTCACGCCGACGCGTTCACCACGCCGGAGGCGCGCGGCTCGTCCGTGTTCGCGCTGTCGGAACACGGGGCATCGAGCGCCGCGGCGCGCTGGATGGCGAACAAGGAAAACTCGTCGGACCTGATTGGCGGCATCAACATCAAGACTGCAGACGCCACCGTCAACCGCGCGCTCTTCGACATGTCGACCACCGCGCAGATTCGCGACTCGCTGCGCTACGGCAACTTCGTGCTCAAGGAGATCGGCGACATCAACAAGCTGCACAAAGGGTCGGTGGAACAGGCGGGCTTTGCCGTGCTGAAGGCGCCCGACATTCCGTCGATCCTCGTGGAGACCGCCTTCATCAGCAATCCCGACGAAGAACGCCGGCTGAACGACGACAGCTATCGCGACCAGATGGCCGACGCCATCATGAAGGGCATCAAGCGCTACTTCGCAGCGAATCCGCCGCTCGCGAAAAGCCGTATGACGTAA
- a CDS encoding Lrp/AsnC family transcriptional regulator, with translation MNAISLDATDCRILAVLQNEGRISNLDLADRISLSPSACLRRLRLLEEQGVIERYRACLNREVLGFELEAFVQVSMRNDQQNWHERFAQALRDWPEVVGAYVVTGETHYLLRVLAHNLKHYSDFVLNKLYNAPGVMDIRSNIVLQTLKDDTGVPVDLVARAAGKAGGS, from the coding sequence ATGAACGCAATCTCGCTCGACGCCACGGATTGCCGCATTCTGGCGGTACTTCAGAACGAGGGCAGAATCAGCAACCTGGACCTGGCGGACCGCATTTCACTGTCGCCGTCCGCGTGCCTGAGGCGATTGCGCCTGCTGGAGGAGCAGGGTGTGATCGAGCGCTACCGCGCGTGCCTGAATCGCGAGGTGCTCGGTTTCGAGCTGGAGGCGTTCGTCCAGGTGTCCATGCGCAACGACCAGCAGAACTGGCACGAACGGTTCGCGCAGGCGCTGCGCGACTGGCCCGAGGTAGTGGGCGCGTACGTGGTGACCGGCGAGACGCATTACCTGCTGCGCGTGCTGGCTCACAACCTCAAGCATTACTCGGACTTCGTACTGAACAAGCTCTACAACGCGCCAGGCGTCATGGACATCCGTTCGAACATCGTGCTGCAGACGCTGAAGGACGATACCGGCGTGCCGGTGGATCTGGTGGCGCGCGCCGCAGGGAAGGCGGGCGGTTCGTGA
- a CDS encoding EamA family transporter, with the protein MSPKDLLLALVVVVAWGVNFVVIKVGLHGVPPMLLGALRFILAAVPAVFFVKRPRVPLRWLFAYGATISFGQFAFLFYAMYVGMPAGLASLVLQAQAFFTLGFAVLFLHERFRVQNLAGLAIAAAGLAVIGAGAAGGHSMTLAGFVLTLCAAVLWALGNIVTKKVGKVDLVALVVWGSLIPPLPFLALSYVTEGPARMMAALSGIGVTSILAIVYLAFVATILGYGLWGRLLSRYPASQVAPFSLLVPIVGLASAALLLGEHLSTVQIAGAALVMLGLVVNVFGGWVAQRFAAAR; encoded by the coding sequence ATGTCGCCGAAAGACCTGTTGCTCGCGCTTGTCGTCGTGGTGGCGTGGGGCGTCAACTTCGTGGTGATCAAGGTGGGTCTGCACGGTGTGCCGCCCATGCTGCTGGGTGCGCTTCGGTTCATTCTCGCCGCGGTGCCGGCGGTCTTTTTCGTGAAGCGCCCGCGCGTGCCGCTGCGCTGGCTCTTTGCCTATGGCGCGACCATTTCGTTTGGGCAGTTCGCGTTCCTGTTCTACGCCATGTATGTGGGTATGCCGGCGGGGCTCGCCTCGCTGGTGCTGCAGGCGCAGGCGTTTTTCACGCTCGGATTCGCCGTGCTGTTTCTGCACGAACGCTTTCGCGTGCAGAACCTGGCCGGTCTCGCGATCGCGGCAGCGGGGCTTGCCGTGATCGGCGCGGGTGCAGCGGGCGGCCATTCGATGACGCTCGCCGGCTTCGTCCTCACGCTATGCGCGGCGGTGCTCTGGGCGCTCGGCAACATCGTGACGAAGAAGGTGGGCAAGGTGGATCTCGTGGCGCTCGTGGTGTGGGGCAGCCTCATTCCGCCGTTGCCGTTTCTGGCGCTGTCGTACGTGACCGAAGGGCCGGCGCGCATGATGGCGGCGCTGAGCGGCATCGGCGTGACGTCGATACTCGCCATCGTTTATCTGGCCTTCGTGGCGACCATTCTGGGCTACGGGCTGTGGGGCCGGCTGCTCTCGCGCTATCCGGCTTCGCAGGTGGCGCCGTTTTCGCTGCTCGTGCCGATCGTCGGGCTGGCATCCGCCGCGCTGTTGCTGGGCGAACATTTGTCTACCGTGCAGATCGCGGGCGCGGCGCTCGTGATGCTCGGGCTCGTCGTCAACGTGTTCGGAGGCTGGGTGGCGCAGCGCTTTGCGGCTGCGCGCTGA